GCCGGTCCGAATGACAGGAGGCCCGCGACCGGCGGGTCGGACAGGGCAATCTCGGGACAGGGGATGCCAAGCTCGCCAGAGGTTTCAAAGACACCGCCCGCCTCGGTAAAGACCGCGCTGGCCCCGGCGTCCGCGATGATCCATGCGGCTTCGCGCGGATGAAGCTTGCTGTTGATCGGGACCGCGATGGCCCCGATCCAGAAAATCGCCTGAAGAACAGGCAGGTATTCGACGCTGTTACGGCAGAATATTGCCACCCGGTCGCCCTGTCCGACGCCCTGTCCGGTGGCCAGATGCCGGGCCAGCGCGGCGCTGGCCCCCGCGAACGCGGCATAGTCGGCAACCTGCTCGGTCCCGAGCCGGATGGCCGGCGCATCGGGCCGCGCCAGCGCGGTCTGGTAGAGCCATCGGGCGATGTTCATCCTTGCTGTTCTCCTTTCCTGCGGCCTGTCCGGTGGTGGCACGGGCTCAGCGGCGCCATGCCTCTGGGCGCGATCATCCTATGGTCTGAGGCCTCGCCGCAAGTGCCACGGTCGCCCCAATTTCCAGGCAATGCGAATAAAGGAGCTTGCTACGCATAACGGACGCCATGGGTGTGATGCAGATACATCAACGGCAAACCGTTCCGACCGGCGGGTGTCGTGGGCCAGCCCGGTTCGCGCGTCCGACGAACCGCCGCAAGCCGCAGAATCAAGCCGGTTGCCGGTTCAGTGCGATTGCACCGGCAACGCCTGATGGTCGCGGCTGGCGGCCCCGGCCGCAACCCGCAGGAAACGGGCGTGCAGCAGGGCCTTGGCGGCGTCTGTGGCCCCGTACAGGTCGCACCCGCGGGCCAGATGGGCCGCGATGGCGCTGGCCAGAAAACAGCCGGTTCCCCGCACCGCGACACCGATGCGCGGTCTCGTGAACCGGGCGGGCGGGGCGCCCGGGACATAGAGCCTGTCTTCGCTGACCGGGGACGGTGCGGCATGGCCGCCCTTGACCAGCACCGCGCCGCAGCCGCGTGCGAACAGCGCCTCGATACAGGCGGTTTCATCCGCCGCGCCGACCCCGAGATGGCGTGCGAGCACCGCGAGTTCGGGCAGGTTCGGGGTGAGCAGGTCGGTGGCCGGCAACAGGCGCTCGACGAGCAGGTCGACCCCTTCGGCATCGAGCAGATCGCGCCCCGAACTGGATTTCAGCACCGGGTCGAGCACGCGCGGCGCACGCGGCAGGGCGGCCGCGACCGCATCGACGATCCGGGCCGAGCACAGCATCCCGATCTTGATCGCGGCGACATCGTCGGCGGCGGTGATCTGGGCGGTGACCATTTCGGGCGGGACCGGATGGATGGCGGTCACGGCCCGGTCGTCCTGCGCCGTGACCGCGGTGACGGCGACCCGTGCCTCGGCGGCCACCTCCGCCGCGGCGGCGCAGTCGCGCAGCAACCCGGCGCCGCCGCTCGAATCCATGCCGCCGATGAACAGGACCGCGCCGCTCATGCCCCGTCACCGATGATGGCGACGGCCGCGTGCCCGCTGGCGCCGAGCGCCCTGGCCGCGCGCCAGGCCCGCAGCCCGGTGGAACAGACGAACACCACCCGCTGGTCCGGTCGCGGTGCCGGTGCCGGCAGCTGGTTTTCGCGCAGGTCGATCACGAGATCGCCGGCGGCGACTTGCGACCGCGACAGGATCGCCGGTGTCGGTGTCGCGGGCTCGGCCGCGCCATCGAACCGAAAGCCGGTCAGCCGCCAGGTCGCCAGATCCATCGACAGGAGCTGCCCCAGCGGCGACGGGTCGTGATCCAGCAGCACCGCCAGCGCCATCTGCGCCTGCACCGCGCCCAGCGTCGCCACCACCGGCCCCATCACGCCGTTGGTCGCACAGCTGCCCAGCCTGCCGGGCAGGTCGGGAAACACCGCGCGCAGGCTCGGCGCGCCGCCGCAGAACCCGCCGACATAGCCTTGCCGCGCCAGCACCGACGCGCTGATCAGCGGCCTGGCGGCGGCGTGGCACAGATCCGAGAGCGCATAGGTCACCGCGAAACTGTCGGCGGCGTCGATCACCAGGTCGGCGCCGGCCAGTTCGCCGCGTGCCGAAACCGGGTCGAGACGGGCGACACATGGCGAGATTTCGCAATCGGGGTTGAGCCCGGCCAGCGTCTCGGCGGCGACCTCGGCCTTGGCGCGGCCCAGATCGGACATGCGAAACAGCGTCTGGCGGTGGAGGTTGCTCGCCTCGACCACGTCCGGGTCGATCAGGCGCAGGTATCCGACGCCCGCCCCCGCCAGCAGCGGCAGCAGCGCGGCACCCAACCCGCCCGCGCCGACAACCAGCACGCGCGCGGCGGCGAGCCGGGCCTGCCCGCCGGGCCCGATCCCGGGCAGGCAGGTCTGGCGGGCATAGCGGGTCATCGCAGATGCGCCCGCGTGGCGGTGATCCACTCGCGGCACCGCGCCTCGGGATCGTCCGCCTGCTGGATGTCGGTCACGACGGCGGCGCAGTCGGCCCCAGCGGCAAAGAGATCGGGCAGGCGCGCGGGCGTCAGACCGCCGATGCCGACCAGCGGCGTGGTGCCCGCCCGCGTTTTCCAGTCCCGCACCCGGTCGAGCCCCTGCGGCCCCCATTTCATCTGTTTCAGCAATGTCGGATAGACCGGCCCCAGCGCGACATAGGCCGGATCGCAGCCCAGGGCGCGGTCCAGTTCCGCGTCGTCATGGGTGGACAGGCCGAACCGGATCCCCGCCCGCCTGAGCGCGGCGAAATCCGCCCCGTCCATGTCCTCCTGCCCGAGATGAACGAAATTGCAGCGCAGATCGAGCGCGATTTCCCAGTAGTCGTTCACCACCAGCTGCGCCTTGTGAACCGCGCAGAAATCGCGGGCGCGGGCGACCTGGCGGCGGATTTCCTGCTCGGGCTGGTCCTTGATCCGCAGTTGCACCAGCCTGACGCCATGGGGAACCAGCAGTTCGAGCCGCCCCACATGGCCGACGATGAGATAGAAGGGATCGAGCGCGGTCATGCCAGTTCCGCCATGCCGAAGATCGGGGTCGAGGCCTGCGCCATGTCGCGTTCGGGCATCAGCCCGGCATCATGGGCCAGCCGCCCCGCCGCCACCGCCTGCCCGAAGGCGCGGGCCATGCCGACGGGATCGAGCGCCCTGGCCACGGCGGTGTTCAGCAGCACCGCGTCGAACCCCAGTTCCATCGCCTGCGCCGCCTGCGACGGCGCGCCGATCCCGGCGTCGATCACCAGCGGGATGTCGGGGAAATAGGCGCGCAGCGACCGCAGCCCGCCGATATTGCGCAGACCCTGCCCCGAGCCGATGGGCGCGCCCCAGGGCATCAGCACCCGGCACCCCGCCTCGATCAGCTTTTCTCCCACGATCAGATCCTCGGTCGTATAGGGAAAGACCTCGAACCCGTCCGCGGTCAGGATGCGGGCGGCCTCGACCAGCGCGAACGGGTCGGGTTGCAGCGTGTCGGCATGGCCGATCACCTCGAGCTTGATCCAGGCCGTGCCGAACAACTCGCGCGCCATCTGCGCCGTGGTCACCGCCTCGCGCACCGTGTGGCAGCCGGCGGTGTTGGGCAGGATGCGGCACCCGCTGTCTTTCAGGATTTCCCGAAACGCCTCTCCGCCATGCCCTTCGCGGCGCAGCGACACGGTGATGACCTCGGTCTGCGAGGCGGAAATCGCGTCGCGCAACACCTGCGGCGACGGGTATTGCGCCGTGCCCAGCATCAGCCGGCAGTTCAGGTCGACGCCGTAGAACATCGCTCAGCCTCCCTGCATCGGCGACAGGACCTCGACCTTCGCGCCGTCCCGCATCGGGATCGCGGCGCGGTCGGCACGGGGCACGAACACCCCGTCGAGCGCCGTCGCCACGCTGTCGGCGTCAAAGCCCAGTTCGTCGATCAGATCGGCCAGCGTTCCTCCGCGCACCGATTCTGTCCTGCCGTTCACGTCAACCCGCATGTCGTTGCTCCTGAAACACCATCGCCGCCAGTTCCTCGGCCAGCGCGGGACCCATCAGGAACCCGTGCCGGTAGAGGCCGTTCACATGAATGCGGTCGCCGCGTGCGACGACCGCGGGCACATTGTCGGCAAATGCGGGCCGCAGCCCGGCGCCCGTCTCGATCAGCCGCGCCTCGCCAAAGGCCGGATGCACGGTATAGGCGGCGGATAGCAGCTCCATGACCGTGCGCGCCGTGATCGGGCCGTCATCCTCGCTTTCGATCATCGTCGCGCCGACCATGAACCGCCCGTCGCCGCGCGGCACGACATAGCAGGGAAAACGCGGATGCAGCAGCCGGACGGGACGCGACAGCGCAACCTCCCGGGTTTCGATCATCAGCATTTCACCGCGCACCGCGCGCAATCCCGGCAGGTCGGCCCGCGCCGCCCAGCCGCGGCAATCGACAATCTGGCCGCGCGGTCGCCGCTGGGCACCGAAATGCAATTCGACGCCCATCCCGCGCAATCGCGCGATGAGCGCGGAACAGGCCGCGCGCGGATCGAGATGCGCCTCCTGCGCAAAGTGCAGCCCCACCGCGAACCGCCCGCCCAGGTCGGGCTCGATCTCACCCGGAACAACCCGGTCATGGCCCCGCGTGGCGCATGCGAAACGGTCCAGTTCGACCCGGTCGCGCGGCGGGGCGACGACCAGCGTGCCCTGCTGCAGGACACCGGGCACCCGCGCCGCCCACCAGTCGCGCGCGGCCTGGCCGCGCGTGACGATCCCGTCCGGCGCGGCCTCGCCTTCGCAGAACGGCGCGAGCATCCCGCCCGCATACCACGAGGCCCCCGTCGGCGCCGGGTCGGGGTCGATCACCTCGACCCGGCAGCCGCGTTCGGCCAGCGCGGTCGCGGCGCAGAGCCCCGCCACGCCGGCCCCGAGAACCGAGAACATCATTCCGCAGGCTCGTTCGCCGGCACATAGAGTTCGCCGCCCTCGCGGAACTTCGCCGCCATCGCCTCCATGCCCTTCTGCTTTTCGGCCTCGGCGCGGATGTCGTGGGAAATCCGCATCGAACAGAATTTCGGCCCGCACATCGAACAGAAATGCGCCACCTTGTGGGCCTCTTTCGGCATGGTTTCGTCATGCATCTCGCGTGCCGTATCCGGGTCGAGACCGAGGTTGAACTGGTCTTCCCATCGAAACTCGAACCGCGCCCGGCTGATCGCGTCGTCGCGCCGCCGGGCGCCCGGATGTCCCTTGGCCAGATCGGCGGCATGGGCGGCCAGCTTGTAGGTGATCACGCCGGTCTTGACGTCGTCGCGGTCGGGCAGGCCCAGATGTTCCTTGGGGGTGACGTAGCAGAGCATCGCGGTGCCGAACCAGCCGATCATCGCCGCCCCGATGGCGGATGTGATGTGGTCATAGCCCGGCGCGATGTCGGTCGTGAGCGGCCCGAGCGTATAGAAGGGCGCCTCGTGGCAATGTTTCAGCTGCTCGTCCATGTTGGCCTTGATCTTGTGCATCGGCACATGGCCGGGGCCTTCGATCATCACCTGGCAGTCCTTTGCCCAGGCGATGCGGGTCAGCTCGCCCAGCGTGCGCAATTCGGCGAACTGCGCCTCGTCATTGGCGTCGGCGATCGATCCGGGGCGCAGCCCGTCCCCCAGCGAGAACGACACGTCGTAGCGGCGGCAGATGTCGCAGATTTCCTCGAAATGCTCGTAGAGAAAGCTCTCGCGGTGATGATGCAGGCACCATTTCGCCATGATCGACCCGCCGCGCGACACGATGCCGGTGACCCGTTTCGCGGTCATCGGGATCATGTGCAGCCGCACGCCCGCATGGATGGTAAAGTAATCCACCCCCTGTTCGGCCTGTTCGATCAGCGTGTCGCGGAACACCTCCCATGTCAGGTCTTCGGCAATGC
This is a stretch of genomic DNA from Pukyongiella litopenaei. It encodes these proteins:
- the thiD gene encoding bifunctional hydroxymethylpyrimidine kinase/phosphomethylpyrimidine kinase → MSGAVLFIGGMDSSGGAGLLRDCAAAAEVAAEARVAVTAVTAQDDRAVTAIHPVPPEMVTAQITAADDVAAIKIGMLCSARIVDAVAAALPRAPRVLDPVLKSSSGRDLLDAEGVDLLVERLLPATDLLTPNLPELAVLARHLGVGAADETACIEALFARGCGAVLVKGGHAAPSPVSEDRLYVPGAPPARFTRPRIGVAVRGTGCFLASAIAAHLARGCDLYGATDAAKALLHARFLRVAAGAASRDHQALPVQSH
- a CDS encoding ThiF family adenylyltransferase; translated protein: MTRYARQTCLPGIGPGGQARLAAARVLVVGAGGLGAALLPLLAGAGVGYLRLIDPDVVEASNLHRQTLFRMSDLGRAKAEVAAETLAGLNPDCEISPCVARLDPVSARGELAGADLVIDAADSFAVTYALSDLCHAAARPLISASVLARQGYVGGFCGGAPSLRAVFPDLPGRLGSCATNGVMGPVVATLGAVQAQMALAVLLDHDPSPLGQLLSMDLATWRLTGFRFDGAAEPATPTPAILSRSQVAAGDLVIDLRENQLPAPAPRPDQRVVFVCSTGLRAWRAARALGASGHAAVAIIGDGA
- a CDS encoding thiamine phosphate synthase, whose product is MTALDPFYLIVGHVGRLELLVPHGVRLVQLRIKDQPEQEIRRQVARARDFCAVHKAQLVVNDYWEIALDLRCNFVHLGQEDMDGADFAALRRAGIRFGLSTHDDAELDRALGCDPAYVALGPVYPTLLKQMKWGPQGLDRVRDWKTRAGTTPLVGIGGLTPARLPDLFAAGADCAAVVTDIQQADDPEARCREWITATRAHLR
- a CDS encoding thiazole synthase, which translates into the protein MFYGVDLNCRLMLGTAQYPSPQVLRDAISASQTEVITVSLRREGHGGEAFREILKDSGCRILPNTAGCHTVREAVTTAQMARELFGTAWIKLEVIGHADTLQPDPFALVEAARILTADGFEVFPYTTEDLIVGEKLIEAGCRVLMPWGAPIGSGQGLRNIGGLRSLRAYFPDIPLVIDAGIGAPSQAAQAMELGFDAVLLNTAVARALDPVGMARAFGQAVAAGRLAHDAGLMPERDMAQASTPIFGMAELA
- the thiS gene encoding sulfur carrier protein ThiS; protein product: MRVDVNGRTESVRGGTLADLIDELGFDADSVATALDGVFVPRADRAAIPMRDGAKVEVLSPMQGG
- a CDS encoding FAD-dependent oxidoreductase, whose amino-acid sequence is MFSVLGAGVAGLCAATALAERGCRVEVIDPDPAPTGASWYAGGMLAPFCEGEAAPDGIVTRGQAARDWWAARVPGVLQQGTLVVAPPRDRVELDRFACATRGHDRVVPGEIEPDLGGRFAVGLHFAQEAHLDPRAACSALIARLRGMGVELHFGAQRRPRGQIVDCRGWAARADLPGLRAVRGEMLMIETREVALSRPVRLLHPRFPCYVVPRGDGRFMVGATMIESEDDGPITARTVMELLSAAYTVHPAFGEARLIETGAGLRPAFADNVPAVVARGDRIHVNGLYRHGFLMGPALAEELAAMVFQEQRHAG
- the thiC gene encoding phosphomethylpyrimidine synthase ThiC yields the protein MKDTIPTITTGALPASRKTYVTGETHDIRVPMREIVVTGEAPLSLYDSSGPYTDPAARIDIATGLPEVRGGWLQQRGDVETYDGRSITDADNGFASGDRLTPAFPVQPAPLRAVGDRAVTQLAYARAGIVTPEMEFVAIRENEGRMAAHDRDGDAHGAELPDLVTPEFVRAEIAAGRAIIPANINHRELEPMIIGRNFKVKINANIGNSAVTSSMEEEVEKMVWAIRWGADTVMDLSTGRNIHNIRDWIIRNAPVPIGTVPLYQALEKVGGIAEDLTWEVFRDTLIEQAEQGVDYFTIHAGVRLHMIPMTAKRVTGIVSRGGSIMAKWCLHHHRESFLYEHFEEICDICRRYDVSFSLGDGLRPGSIADANDEAQFAELRTLGELTRIAWAKDCQVMIEGPGHVPMHKIKANMDEQLKHCHEAPFYTLGPLTTDIAPGYDHITSAIGAAMIGWFGTAMLCYVTPKEHLGLPDRDDVKTGVITYKLAAHAADLAKGHPGARRRDDAISRARFEFRWEDQFNLGLDPDTAREMHDETMPKEAHKVAHFCSMCGPKFCSMRISHDIRAEAEKQKGMEAMAAKFREGGELYVPANEPAE